In the Mytilus trossulus isolate FHL-02 chromosome 1, PNRI_Mtr1.1.1.hap1, whole genome shotgun sequence genome, one interval contains:
- the LOC134706283 gene encoding extracellular tyrosine-protein kinase PKDCC-like, whose translation MNKIQILKYNGGKGGWSKHVDIGTFEGQKVVIQKLRPIQRSGDQHLRLAKFLKNLLISDQLDHPSIVKVLGYCFRHTKDEAGYEYNSYFGDVSVVYEYGGIGLDLNTLNLTIAERLNHAADLASLLSYLHYSPLGSLTDFDIKPEHFKMANGKIKLIDLDHMNNVEPTCSLTLSTSHKNFKPCPFNISCQELTEIEMRYTTCQTVKCDVGVCRGTNVKYNLQKINTIFFQVLLKPKFFPNELKYSLSRLLTQLNKTDIGVDDLEKEIRNITLAYTKLKT comes from the coding sequence atgaataaaatacagATATTAAAGTATAACGGAGGTAAAGGGGGTTGGTCTAAACATGTCGACATTGGTACATTTGAAGGTCAAAAGGTGGTCATTCAAAAGTTGAGACCTATACAAAGATCAGGAGATCAACACCTTAGATTGGCcaagtttttgaaaaatctacTGATAAGTGATCAATTGGACCATCCCTCGATAGTTAAAGTATTAGGATACTGCTTTCGACATACGAAAGATGAAGCCGGTTACGAATACAATTCTTATTTTGGAGATGTGTCTGTAGTTTATGAATATGGTGGTATAGGGTTAGACCTAAATACATTGAATCTTACAATAGCAGAGAGACTGAATCATGCTGCTGACCTTGCTAGTTTGTTGTCCTACCTGCATTATTcacctttgggttctttgacAGATTTTGACATCAAGCCCGAACATTTTAAAATGGCgaatggtaaaataaaactgattgaTTTGGATCATATGAACAATGTTGAACCAACATGCTCTTTGACATTGTCTACCTCACATAAAAATTTCAAGCCGTGTCCTTTCAACATCAGTTGTCAAGAACTTACTGAAATTGAAATGCGGTATACCACGTGTCAAACAGTCAAGTGTGATGTTGGGGTCTGTAGaggtacaaatgtaaaatataatctacaaaaaataaacactatcTTCTTCCAGGTTTTGTTAAAACCGAAGTTTTTCCCAAATGAATTGAAGTACTCGTTATCCAGGTTATTGACACAATTGAATAAGACTGATATTGGTGTTGATgatttagaaaaagaaattagGAACATAACACTCGcttatacaaaattaaagacGTAG